A stretch of the Fusobacterium varium genome encodes the following:
- a CDS encoding putative efflux pump protein: protein MNETKEKAGVYLVKEPVGKLLFKFSLPCVLSMLVGALYNIVDQIFIGQSVGYLGNAATNVVYPFTVLALAIALLIGDGTAAQLSISLGSDSRETSHRCVGNGIIITCTIGIILMVIGLIFIDNILKIFGVTEGSYKYALEYMYIILLGIPFFIFTSSMNAVIRADGSPKYSMFAAMIGAVINLILDPVAIFVFNMGVKGAALATIIGQIASCIVTILYFKSPKSFKFNKESFIPIKNIIKRTCQLGISSFITQISIVVIISTVNNIIRLHGELSKYGTDIPLSVIGIVMKVFGIVIAFSVGIAVGGQPIAGYNYGAGNYDRVRKTYQFVILSNIIVGFTAMLIFEFYPHIVIRLFGSESDLYNEYANLCFRIYLSGILFCCIQKASSIFLQSIGKPIKATILSLSRDVVFLIPCLIILSYNFGINGMLWAAPIADILAFILACIMILKEYKILKIFGKNNI from the coding sequence ATGAATGAAACAAAAGAAAAAGCAGGTGTTTATCTTGTTAAGGAACCAGTAGGAAAACTTTTATTTAAGTTTTCACTTCCATGTGTATTGTCTATGTTAGTAGGAGCATTATATAATATTGTAGATCAGATCTTTATAGGGCAGAGTGTTGGTTATCTTGGAAATGCTGCAACTAATGTAGTATATCCTTTTACAGTACTAGCACTTGCAATTGCATTGCTTATAGGTGATGGAACAGCAGCACAATTGAGTATTTCTCTGGGAAGTGACTCAAGAGAAACAAGTCATAGATGTGTAGGGAATGGAATAATAATAACTTGTACTATAGGTATAATTTTAATGGTAATAGGATTAATTTTTATTGATAATATTTTAAAGATATTTGGTGTAACTGAAGGAAGTTATAAGTATGCTTTAGAATATATGTATATAATTTTATTAGGAATACCTTTTTTTATTTTTACATCAAGTATGAATGCTGTAATAAGAGCTGATGGTTCACCTAAATATTCTATGTTTGCTGCTATGATTGGAGCAGTTATCAATCTTATTCTTGATCCAGTTGCTATATTTGTATTTAATATGGGGGTAAAAGGGGCAGCACTGGCTACAATTATAGGACAGATAGCTTCCTGTATAGTAACTATATTATATTTTAAAAGTCCAAAATCTTTTAAATTTAATAAAGAAAGTTTTATTCCTATAAAAAATATAATTAAAAGAACATGTCAATTAGGCATTTCTAGTTTTATAACACAAATTTCTATTGTAGTGATTATTAGTACAGTAAACAATATAATAAGACTGCATGGAGAATTATCTAAATATGGAACTGACATCCCTCTTTCAGTAATAGGTATTGTCATGAAAGTCTTTGGAATAGTAATTGCATTTTCAGTAGGGATAGCAGTAGGAGGACAGCCTATTGCAGGTTATAATTATGGTGCAGGAAATTATGACAGGGTAAGAAAAACCTATCAATTTGTTATTCTTTCAAATATTATAGTAGGCTTTACAGCTATGCTGATTTTTGAATTTTATCCACATATTGTAATAAGGTTATTTGGAAGTGAGAGTGATCTCTATAATGAATATGCAAATTTGTGTTTTCGTATATATCTAAGTGGAATACTTTTTTGCTGCATACAAAAAGCCAGCAGTATTTTTCTGCAGTCTATTGGAAAACCTATAAAAGCTACTATACTTTCACTTTCAAGAGATGTGGTGTTTCTTATACCATGTCTTATAATTTTATCATATAATTTTGGTATAAATGGAATGTTATGGGCAGCGCCAATAGCAGATATTCTGGCTTTTATTCTTGCATGTATAATGATATTAAAAGAATATAAAATATTGAAAATTTTTGGAAAAAATAATATATAA
- a CDS encoding putative oxidoreductase — protein sequence MEIITKRGIDMRVLITGATGGIGKALIDIFYRNNWEILAVGRNQDILKELKKKYKEKLNIYSLDLENEKNINKFFKEIEEQDINLLINGAGIGELGHFEDISYENEKKMIDINIIALIKFTKYFYNKIDGIINISSTAGFQYGGPLMTGYYATKSFVNSFTFGLMGEGGKTRMMLLCPGPTLTNFKGVNKNFKGIAKFYMTTPEEVAEKCYSDYLRKKRISIPGKINKILYFFNKIIPIISQLKMIKKIQEKKIKK from the coding sequence ATGGAAATTATTACAAAAAGGGGAATAGATATGAGAGTATTAATAACTGGTGCAACAGGAGGAATAGGAAAAGCTTTAATAGATATCTTTTACAGAAATAATTGGGAAATATTAGCTGTGGGGAGAAATCAGGATATTCTTAAAGAATTAAAGAAAAAATACAAAGAAAAATTAAATATATATTCTTTAGATTTAGAAAATGAAAAAAATATAAATAAATTTTTTAAAGAAATAGAAGAACAAGATATAAATCTTTTAATAAATGGAGCAGGTATTGGAGAATTAGGTCATTTTGAAGATATATCTTATGAAAATGAAAAAAAAATGATAGATATAAATATTATTGCACTTATTAAATTTACAAAATATTTTTATAATAAAATAGATGGAATAATAAACATATCTTCTACTGCTGGTTTTCAATATGGAGGGCCACTAATGACTGGATATTATGCTACAAAATCTTTTGTAAATAGTTTCACATTTGGATTAATGGGAGAAGGTGGAAAAACAAGGATGATGCTGTTGTGTCCAGGACCTACCCTTACAAATTTTAAAGGAGTAAATAAAAATTTTAAGGGAATAGCGAAATTTTATATGACAACTCCAGAAGAGGTAGCAGAAAAGTGTTATTCTGATTATTTAAGAAAAAAAAGGATTTCAATACCAGGAAAAATAAATAAAATACTATATTTTTTTAATAAAATAATACCTATTATATCTCAATTAAAGATGATAAAAAAAATACAAGAGAAAAAAATAAAAAAATAG